A single Streptomyces sp. NBC_01381 DNA region contains:
- the murJ gene encoding murein biosynthesis integral membrane protein MurJ gives MTEGTPSEATAQSRRQQKRGRHAAPKSGAVRGGLLRSSLLMAAGTVVSRATGLIRQVLQAAALGTGLLATTYNQANTVPTSLYFLFIGGALNSVLVPQLVRARIEQPDGGRAFEQRLVTLVLCVLGVGTALAVWAAPQIISLYQSDTRDNHAAFELTVTFARFLLPQIFFYGLFSILGQVLNARNRFGAMMWTPVLNNIVLVTVFGVYVGLMTVPDRVQDITQTQVTLLGVGTTLALAIQALALIPFVRAAGFRFRPRFDWRGTGLRKSISAARWTLLFVLANLVASTVVTRYASAADQALPKGGVGFTAYSNAQTIWMLPQAIITVSLVTALLPRMSRAAAEQRLDDVRGDLSRALRISGVVIVPAAFFFIAFGPQIAQLLFAHGAANGASAQPLGHIIQAFGLGLIPFSAQYLLLRGFYAFEDTRTPFWMAVWISAVNIALATGCHLLLPARWAVTGMAAAYAASYAIGLLITALRLRRRLEGRLDGKRLCRTYGKLTASALTAGALGWLVARTCSTNLASTTWTPALALAAGGATMALLFLLLARVLKISELRSLPGLR, from the coding sequence ATGACGGAGGGGACGCCGAGCGAGGCGACAGCACAGTCACGGAGACAACAGAAGCGGGGGCGGCACGCTGCCCCGAAATCGGGGGCGGTCAGGGGCGGGCTGCTGCGCTCGTCCCTGCTGATGGCGGCGGGGACGGTGGTGTCCCGGGCGACGGGTCTGATCAGACAGGTCTTGCAGGCGGCCGCACTGGGTACCGGGCTGCTGGCCACCACCTACAACCAGGCCAACACGGTGCCGACCAGCCTGTACTTCCTGTTCATCGGCGGGGCGCTGAACTCCGTGCTGGTGCCGCAGCTGGTACGGGCCCGAATCGAGCAGCCGGATGGCGGCAGGGCCTTCGAGCAGCGCTTGGTCACCCTCGTCTTGTGCGTGCTTGGCGTCGGCACGGCGCTGGCAGTGTGGGCGGCGCCGCAGATCATCAGCCTCTATCAGAGCGATACACGCGACAATCACGCGGCGTTCGAGCTGACGGTGACGTTCGCCCGGTTCCTGCTGCCGCAGATCTTCTTCTACGGCCTGTTCAGCATCCTGGGCCAAGTCCTCAACGCCCGGAACCGGTTCGGGGCGATGATGTGGACCCCGGTCCTCAACAACATCGTTCTGGTCACGGTGTTCGGCGTCTACGTCGGGCTCATGACGGTCCCGGACCGCGTGCAGGACATCACCCAGACCCAGGTGACGCTCCTGGGCGTCGGCACCACACTCGCCCTGGCCATCCAGGCACTCGCCCTGATCCCCTTCGTCCGCGCCGCGGGCTTCCGCTTCCGCCCCCGCTTCGACTGGCGCGGCACCGGCCTGCGAAAAAGCATCAGTGCGGCCCGCTGGACGCTGCTGTTCGTACTGGCCAACCTGGTCGCCAGCACCGTGGTGACCCGCTACGCCTCGGCCGCCGACCAAGCCCTGCCCAAGGGCGGCGTGGGCTTCACCGCCTACTCCAACGCGCAGACGATCTGGATGCTGCCCCAGGCGATCATCACGGTCTCGCTGGTCACCGCCCTGCTGCCCCGGATGAGCCGGGCCGCCGCCGAGCAGCGTCTGGACGATGTGCGAGGCGACCTGTCCCGCGCACTGCGGATCAGCGGCGTCGTCATCGTCCCCGCCGCCTTCTTCTTCATCGCCTTCGGCCCGCAGATAGCACAACTGCTGTTCGCTCACGGCGCCGCCAACGGCGCATCCGCCCAGCCACTGGGCCATATCATCCAGGCGTTCGGGCTCGGCCTGATCCCCTTCTCCGCGCAGTATCTGCTGCTGCGCGGCTTCTACGCCTTCGAGGACACCCGCACGCCGTTCTGGATGGCGGTATGGATCAGCGCCGTCAACATCGCCCTGGCCACCGGCTGCCACCTGCTGCTGCCCGCACGCTGGGCGGTCACCGGGATGGCCGCCGCGTACGCCGCCTCCTACGCCATCGGCCTGCTGATCACGGCCCTGCGGCTGCGACGACGCCTCGAAGGTCGACTGGACGGCAAGCGGCTGTGCCGTACCTACGGCAAACTGACGGCCTCCGCACTCACCGCCGGCGCCCTCGGCTGGCTCGTCGCCCGCACCTGCTCCACGAACCTGGCGTCGACCACCTGGACTCCCGCCCTGGCCCTGGCCGCAGGCGGCGCCACGATGGCACTCCTGTTCCTGCTCCTTGCTCGCGTCCTCAAGATCAGTGAGCTGCGGAGCCTGCCAGGGTTGAGGTGA
- a CDS encoding helix-turn-helix domain-containing protein encodes MLGAIDEFQRELIVEGTHEGLASARDRGRTGGRRPTLTATQVRMARQMYDSEQYTVQQIADTFHTSRATVYRALTDEGDFVYVVYRSGKTKTDADGRTYDETGQGDLSKEQFDADSKYWPLADHKRPHAKAMVYVVDGIVKRIRPIKPDLDAWKRHGNKWEIPVGDPILDPAEIAEKFPTLDLSVGDELPAQRGKLREHLAL; translated from the coding sequence ATGCTTGGCGCCATCGACGAGTTCCAGCGCGAACTGATCGTCGAAGGCACCCACGAGGGCCTGGCCTCCGCCCGCGACCGCGGCCGCACCGGCGGCCGCCGCCCCACCCTCACCGCCACCCAAGTCCGCATGGCACGCCAGATGTACGACAGCGAGCAGTACACCGTGCAGCAGATCGCCGACACCTTCCACACCAGCCGCGCCACCGTCTACCGCGCCCTGACCGACGAGGGAGACTTCGTCTACGTCGTCTACCGCAGCGGCAAGACCAAGACCGACGCCGACGGCCGCACCTACGACGAGACCGGTCAGGGCGACCTGAGCAAGGAACAGTTCGACGCGGACAGCAAGTACTGGCCCCTGGCCGACCACAAGCGCCCGCACGCCAAAGCGATGGTCTACGTCGTCGACGGCATCGTGAAGCGCATCCGTCCCATCAAACCTGACCTCGACGCCTGGAAGCGCCACGGCAACAAATGGGAGATTCCCGTCGGCGACCCCATCCTTGACCCCGCCGAGATCGCCGAGAAGTTCCCCACCCTCGACCTGTCCGTAGGGGACGAGCTACCTGCCCAGCGCGGCAAGCTCCGCGAGCACCTCGCGCTGTAA
- a CDS encoding helix-turn-helix domain-containing protein, translating to MPCLLAQPENTITSIAKLLGVSRTTLYKYVPDLQAGGRSALLATDNREITA from the coding sequence ATGCCCTGCTTGCTCGCCCAGCCGGAGAACACCATCACCTCGATCGCGAAGCTCCTCGGCGTCTCCCGCACCACGCTCTACAAATACGTGCCCGATCTCCAGGCCGGTGGCCGCTCCGCCCTGTTGGCCACGGACAACAGGGAGATCACCGCATGA
- a CDS encoding helix-turn-helix transcriptional regulator, giving the protein MRWRKGWPRCAGWRQIEAARDALGMSVVHYEGALLLAVFGDIDGALEFCSAGLEHLGGAGERQFYGSTLMVRGVILWLAGRHEQRAAPLRRALEAVGEIGGVLVAALCCLGLAWHAARQERHARAAWLLGYAESARRLSGDPVAMLPSLLEEQEAAQKAVRIALGGEEFERWHGVGARMSGTAILEAVRADADVSPAARLPGARNGGGGGELTPREREVAALVAQGLSNREVAERLVISKRTADTHVEHILTTLDVTSRTEIAAALQR; this is encoded by the coding sequence GTGAGGTGGAGGAAGGGCTGGCCGCGGTGCGCGGGGTGGCGGCAGATCGAGGCGGCCCGCGATGCGCTGGGCATGAGCGTCGTCCATTACGAGGGCGCCCTGCTGCTCGCCGTGTTCGGTGACATCGACGGCGCGCTGGAGTTCTGCTCGGCCGGTCTTGAGCACTTGGGGGGCGCCGGGGAGCGCCAGTTCTACGGGTCCACGCTGATGGTGCGGGGCGTCATCCTGTGGCTCGCCGGACGGCACGAGCAGCGCGCCGCGCCACTGCGCCGGGCCCTGGAGGCGGTCGGCGAGATCGGGGGCGTGCTCGTCGCCGCGCTGTGCTGCCTCGGCCTCGCCTGGCACGCGGCCCGGCAGGAGCGGCACGCGCGGGCGGCCTGGCTGCTGGGGTACGCCGAAAGCGCGCGGCGGCTGAGCGGTGATCCGGTCGCGATGCTGCCGTCCCTGCTCGAGGAGCAGGAGGCGGCACAGAAGGCGGTGCGGATCGCGCTGGGCGGCGAGGAGTTCGAGCGTTGGCACGGAGTCGGCGCGCGGATGTCGGGGACGGCGATCCTGGAGGCCGTGCGGGCCGACGCCGATGTGTCGCCGGCAGCGCGTCTGCCCGGTGCGCGCAACGGCGGCGGGGGCGGCGAACTCACCCCGCGCGAGCGGGAGGTCGCCGCACTCGTGGCGCAGGGCCTTTCGAACCGCGAGGTCGCCGAACGGCTCGTCATCTCCAAGCGGACGGCCGACACCCACGTCGAGCACATCCTCACCACGCTCGACGTCACCTCACGTACGGAGATCGCGGCGGCGCTGCAACGGTGA
- a CDS encoding DUF1272 domain-containing protein, with protein MALEMRDRCERCADAALPQEASARICSYECTFCVPCSDAMQNTCPNCGGELVPRPRRSAAAP; from the coding sequence ATGGCTTTGGAGATGCGCGACCGCTGCGAACGATGTGCCGACGCGGCGCTGCCGCAGGAGGCGTCCGCCCGGATCTGCTCGTACGAGTGCACGTTCTGCGTGCCCTGCAGCGACGCCATGCAGAACACGTGCCCCAACTGCGGCGGCGAACTCGTGCCGCGCCCTCGCCGCTCTGCGGCCGCACCGTAG
- a CDS encoding SpoIIE family protein phosphatase — translation MNASDAFQARPWPDPLTPPTPSAPGGLLDMLGVAAVVLDAKGRITLWSPQAETLFGWTAAEALGQYAATLLVSEEHADVALDLFSKVMTDGGSWAGVFPVHHRDGTSRLVEFRNMRLLDQDGYGYALGIAAEESVVRGVERHLALSGKLVTQSPTGVAVVDTDLRYVLVNPALEQIIGRPAQWCLGRSAVEELPFGERGAIETALRQVLDSGTPLLDRSVTERAHVGVEGRRAWRVSYFRLEDSVGQVIGVTMTVIDVTEQYRADLHSTQARKRLALIAQASARIGTTLDLDQTARELADAVVPDLADIAAVDVLDSALAEQPPHRTATTEPAVFRALAVKAAYPTRAADAADPPGEITRYESDRLVTRCVTTGRTVHVAHVRPDHLRHIARDDEAAAVLARAGVHSYLAVPLIARGEVLGALDLKRARNPLPFNADDIVLAEELAARAAVCIDNARLYRTQLQAVTTLQRHLLPENPPDPPGLRVACRYRPAGSAGHAGGDWFDVIPLAGDTTALVVGDVMGSGLTAAATMGQLRTATRTLARLGLDPAEILHHLDLLTRELDETIATCVYALCEPRAQQCRIALAGHLPPAVHHAGRPPALLDLPTGAPLGAAEGVDFTTTRIDLPPRARLVLYTDGLVETRTESLDTRMNAILHLLSGPRLPLEATCDQLLATLPDADSRDDVALLIAEALGDGPS, via the coding sequence ATGAACGCGTCTGACGCCTTCCAGGCCAGGCCCTGGCCCGACCCGCTCACCCCGCCCACCCCGTCCGCGCCGGGCGGCCTCCTCGACATGCTGGGCGTGGCCGCCGTGGTCCTTGACGCCAAGGGGCGGATCACCCTGTGGAGCCCGCAGGCCGAGACGCTGTTCGGGTGGACCGCCGCGGAGGCGCTCGGCCAGTACGCGGCCACGCTCCTGGTCTCCGAGGAGCACGCCGATGTAGCCCTGGATCTGTTCTCCAAGGTCATGACCGACGGCGGGAGCTGGGCAGGGGTCTTTCCCGTCCACCACCGGGACGGGACCTCGCGCCTCGTGGAGTTCCGCAACATGCGGCTGCTCGATCAGGACGGCTACGGGTACGCGCTGGGGATCGCCGCCGAGGAATCCGTCGTACGCGGGGTCGAGCGGCACCTGGCGCTGTCCGGGAAGCTGGTGACGCAGTCACCGACCGGGGTGGCGGTGGTGGACACCGACCTGCGCTATGTACTGGTCAACCCGGCGCTCGAGCAGATCATCGGGCGGCCCGCCCAGTGGTGCCTGGGCCGCAGCGCCGTCGAGGAACTGCCTTTCGGGGAGCGCGGCGCCATCGAGACCGCGCTGCGTCAGGTCCTGGACAGCGGCACCCCGCTGCTCGACCGCTCCGTCACCGAGCGTGCCCACGTGGGTGTGGAGGGGCGCCGGGCATGGCGGGTGTCGTACTTCCGCCTGGAGGACTCCGTGGGCCAGGTCATCGGCGTCACCATGACGGTCATCGACGTCACCGAGCAGTACCGTGCGGATCTGCACAGCACCCAGGCCCGCAAGCGCCTGGCCCTGATCGCACAGGCATCGGCGCGCATAGGCACCACGCTCGACCTGGACCAGACCGCCCGCGAACTCGCCGACGCCGTGGTCCCCGATCTCGCGGACATCGCCGCGGTCGACGTCCTGGACTCGGCCCTGGCCGAGCAACCCCCGCACCGCACCGCAACCACCGAGCCCGCCGTCTTCCGCGCCCTGGCCGTCAAGGCCGCCTACCCCACCCGCGCCGCCGACGCCGCCGACCCGCCGGGCGAGATCACCCGCTATGAATCCGACCGCCTTGTCACCCGGTGCGTCACCACCGGACGCACCGTCCACGTCGCCCACGTCCGCCCCGACCACCTGCGGCACATCGCCCGCGACGACGAGGCTGCCGCCGTGCTCGCCCGCGCCGGCGTCCACTCCTACCTGGCCGTGCCGCTCATCGCCCGCGGCGAAGTCCTCGGCGCGCTCGACCTCAAACGCGCCCGCAACCCGCTGCCCTTCAACGCCGACGACATCGTGCTCGCCGAGGAACTCGCCGCCCGCGCGGCCGTCTGCATCGACAACGCCCGCCTGTACCGCACCCAGCTCCAGGCCGTCACCACCCTGCAGCGCCACCTGCTGCCCGAGAACCCGCCCGACCCGCCGGGTCTGCGCGTGGCCTGCCGCTACCGGCCCGCCGGATCCGCAGGACACGCGGGCGGCGACTGGTTCGACGTCATTCCCCTCGCCGGTGACACCACGGCCCTGGTCGTGGGCGACGTCATGGGATCCGGCCTCACCGCCGCCGCGACCATGGGCCAACTCCGCACCGCCACCCGCACCTTGGCCCGCCTCGGCCTCGACCCCGCCGAGATCCTGCACCACCTGGACCTGCTCACCCGCGAACTCGACGAGACGATCGCCACCTGCGTCTACGCCCTCTGCGAGCCCCGCGCCCAGCAGTGCCGCATCGCCCTGGCCGGCCACCTGCCGCCCGCGGTCCACCACGCCGGCCGGCCGCCCGCCCTCCTCGACCTGCCCACCGGCGCCCCGTTGGGCGCCGCCGAGGGCGTGGACTTCACCACCACCCGCATCGATCTGCCGCCCCGCGCCCGCCTGGTGCTGTACACCGACGGCCTGGTGGAGACCCGCACCGAATCCCTCGACACACGCATGAACGCCATCCTGCACCTCCTCTCGGGCCCTCGACTGCCCCTGGAGGCCACCTGCGACCAGCTGCTTGCCACACTCCCCGACGCCGACAGCCGCGACGACGTCGCCCTGCTCATCGCCGAAGCCCTGGGCGACGGCCCGTCCTGA
- a CDS encoding PPOX class F420-dependent oxidoreductase — translation MTETPFDPHALLAQSNLGVLATIKSDGRPQLSPIMPSYDRAAGVIRVSTTQRTAKVANLRRDPRAALEVTSPDGRAWATAEGTVTLIGPGTDPDGPEVQALVDYYRSAAGEHPDWDEYRAVMVSDRRVLITMTVENVYGASIR, via the coding sequence ATGACAGAGACGCCTTTCGACCCGCACGCACTGCTCGCCCAAAGCAACCTCGGCGTGCTCGCGACGATCAAATCCGACGGCCGCCCGCAGCTCTCTCCGATCATGCCGTCGTACGACCGCGCCGCCGGCGTCATCCGCGTGTCGACGACGCAGCGCACCGCCAAGGTCGCCAATCTGCGCCGGGATCCCCGTGCCGCATTGGAGGTGACCAGTCCGGACGGCCGGGCCTGGGCCACCGCCGAAGGCACGGTCACGCTCATCGGACCGGGCACCGACCCCGATGGTCCCGAGGTCCAGGCGCTGGTGGACTACTACCGCAGCGCCGCCGGCGAGCACCCGGACTGGGACGAGTACCGCGCCGTCATGGTCTCCGACCGCAGAGTGCTCATCACGATGACCGTCGAAAACGTGTACGGCGCCAGCATCCGCTGA
- a CDS encoding dihydrofolate reductase family protein yields MPQLLRVQNFNVSSDGFGAGEGQSLERPFGHADPGNMFSWAGATASWPMRTDPGGSRGLDDYLTRDFARNIGAEIMGRNKFGPQRGPWENYDWRGWWGDEPPFHTPVFVMTHHPRPSFTLSDTTFHFVDDDPATVLEKAREAAQGKDVRLGGGATTIREFLDADLVDTLHVAVSPMKLGSGARLWESPDELLDRFHLDVVPSPSGAVTHHLFWRK; encoded by the coding sequence GTGCCACAGTTGTTGAGGGTCCAGAACTTCAACGTCTCGAGCGACGGGTTCGGTGCCGGTGAGGGCCAGAGCCTCGAGAGGCCGTTCGGGCATGCCGATCCCGGGAACATGTTCTCCTGGGCCGGCGCCACGGCGAGCTGGCCCATGCGCACCGACCCCGGAGGCAGCCGCGGCCTCGACGACTACCTCACCCGGGACTTCGCTCGCAACATCGGTGCCGAGATCATGGGCCGCAACAAGTTCGGACCCCAGCGCGGGCCCTGGGAGAACTACGACTGGCGCGGCTGGTGGGGTGACGAACCGCCCTTCCACACCCCGGTGTTCGTCATGACCCACCACCCGCGCCCCTCCTTCACGCTCTCCGACACCACGTTCCACTTCGTCGACGACGACCCGGCCACGGTCCTCGAAAAGGCGCGGGAGGCGGCGCAGGGCAAGGACGTCCGGCTCGGCGGCGGGGCCACCACCATCCGGGAGTTCCTCGACGCCGACCTCGTCGACACCCTGCATGTGGCGGTCTCGCCGATGAAGCTCGGATCCGGGGCGCGGCTCTGGGAGTCCCCCGACGAGCTCCTCGACCGGTTCCACCTCGACGTCGTGCCGAGCCCGAGCGGTGCCGTGACGCACCACCTGTTCTGGCGAAAGTGA
- a CDS encoding pyridoxamine 5'-phosphate oxidase family protein, producing the protein MQTTETTRRNVSERKRDTLVRLEAERDIWLATSHPEHGPHQLPLWFLWDGQGIWMCTGESSATARNVRKEPRVRLSLPDTVDVVLLQGEAESFLDRNVPTNAADAFVDKFGWDPRAEEATFLYVHVVPKTVRAWRDESELRGRVIMRDGVWLD; encoded by the coding sequence ATGCAGACCACGGAAACCACACGACGCAACGTGTCGGAGCGCAAGCGCGACACCCTGGTACGGCTCGAGGCGGAGCGGGACATCTGGCTGGCGACGTCCCACCCGGAGCACGGCCCGCACCAACTACCCCTGTGGTTCCTGTGGGACGGACAAGGCATATGGATGTGCACCGGTGAGTCCTCCGCGACCGCCCGCAACGTACGCAAGGAGCCCCGCGTCCGTCTGTCGCTCCCCGACACCGTCGACGTGGTGCTGTTGCAGGGCGAGGCGGAGAGCTTCCTGGACCGGAACGTGCCGACGAACGCGGCGGACGCGTTCGTCGACAAGTTCGGCTGGGACCCTCGCGCGGAGGAAGCCACATTCCTGTACGTGCACGTGGTCCCGAAGACCGTGCGCGCGTGGCGGGATGAGTCGGAACTGCGCGGCAGGGTCATCATGCGCGACGGAGTATGGCTGGACTAG
- a CDS encoding FadR/GntR family transcriptional regulator, with protein sequence MTDALRPVAAKPRLYEQVLDSLRNYVADGGLGAGDRLPPERDLAARLGVSRASVKQAIVVLEVQGLVEARHGGGTYLVRDTLDVEPVEQLVERRRRLPDVLDAREALETKLAELAAERRTDEDLAAIRSALARMATEIEDGAHGVEGDRLFHAAVTAAAHSSILAEFMRSITDQIAESRNESLRQPGRPPRSHAQHLAILEAIEARQPKKAAAAMRRHVRTVAKVRLLDWDPEPDNE encoded by the coding sequence ATGACCGACGCGCTGCGCCCGGTGGCGGCCAAGCCGCGCCTGTACGAGCAGGTCCTCGACAGCCTGCGCAACTACGTCGCCGACGGCGGTCTGGGAGCGGGCGACCGCCTCCCGCCCGAGCGCGACCTGGCGGCCAGGCTCGGCGTCAGCCGCGCCTCCGTGAAGCAGGCCATCGTCGTACTGGAAGTCCAGGGCCTGGTCGAGGCCCGGCACGGCGGCGGCACCTACCTGGTCCGCGACACCCTCGACGTCGAGCCCGTCGAGCAACTCGTCGAACGCCGCCGCAGGCTCCCCGACGTACTGGACGCGCGCGAGGCCCTGGAGACCAAGCTCGCCGAACTGGCCGCCGAGCGCCGCACCGACGAGGACCTGGCGGCCATCCGCTCGGCCCTGGCCCGGATGGCCACCGAGATCGAGGACGGCGCGCACGGCGTGGAGGGCGACCGCCTCTTCCACGCGGCGGTCACCGCGGCGGCGCACAGCAGCATCCTCGCCGAGTTCATGCGCTCCATCACCGACCAGATCGCCGAGAGCCGCAACGAATCGCTGCGCCAGCCCGGCCGCCCCCCGCGGTCACACGCCCAGCACCTGGCGATCCTCGAGGCGATCGAGGCCCGGCAGCCCAAGAAGGCGGCGGCGGCGATGCGCAGGCATGTCCGCACGGTGGCGAAGGTACGGCTCCTCGACTGGGACCCCGAGCCGGACAACGAGTAG
- a CDS encoding SLC13 family permease, which produces MSAELISILVLVVVFVIATTRSINMGALAFAAAFGVGELVADLDADKIFAGFPGDLFVVLVGVTYLFAIARSNGTTNWLVHASIRLVRGRVVLIPWVMFVLTGALTAIGAVSPAAVAIVAPIALSFAARYAISPLLMGAMVVHGAQGGGFSPISIYGTIVNGIVERENLPGSAITLFLASLVVNIVIAGVVFVLFGGLKLAKTDALAGGSGTAAEGPDDADETHATDAAAARLTPARIATLAALVALVVAVLAFDLDAGLTSITLAVLLAACWPEDSRNAVSQIAWSTVLLICGVLTYVGVLDQMGTIDWAGEGVSDIGVPLLSAVLLCYIGALVSAFASSVGIVGALIPLAVPFLAQGEIGAVGMVAALAVSATVVDVSPFSTNGALVLAAAPGVDRERFFRQLMVYGGIVVAVVPAVVWLALVVPDWG; this is translated from the coding sequence ATGTCCGCCGAATTGATATCGATCCTCGTGCTCGTCGTGGTGTTCGTGATCGCCACCACCCGCTCCATCAACATGGGCGCGCTCGCCTTCGCCGCCGCGTTCGGCGTCGGCGAACTCGTCGCGGACCTCGACGCCGACAAGATCTTCGCCGGCTTCCCCGGCGATCTCTTCGTCGTACTCGTCGGCGTGACATACCTGTTCGCGATCGCACGGTCCAACGGCACCACCAACTGGCTGGTGCACGCCTCGATCCGGCTCGTGCGCGGGCGGGTGGTGCTGATCCCGTGGGTGATGTTCGTGCTGACCGGTGCGCTCACCGCGATCGGCGCGGTCAGTCCCGCCGCCGTCGCCATCGTGGCGCCGATCGCCCTGAGCTTCGCCGCGCGGTACGCGATCAGCCCACTGCTGATGGGGGCGATGGTGGTGCACGGCGCGCAGGGCGGCGGTTTCTCCCCGATCAGCATCTACGGGACGATCGTCAACGGCATCGTCGAGCGCGAGAACCTCCCCGGCAGCGCGATCACCCTGTTTCTCGCCTCACTGGTCGTCAACATCGTGATCGCCGGTGTGGTGTTCGTGCTGTTCGGAGGGCTGAAGCTGGCCAAGACCGATGCGCTCGCCGGCGGCTCAGGAACAGCAGCGGAAGGCCCCGATGACGCCGACGAAACCCACGCCACCGACGCGGCAGCCGCCCGTCTCACCCCCGCCCGCATCGCCACCCTCGCCGCCCTCGTGGCCCTGGTCGTCGCCGTACTCGCCTTCGACCTGGATGCCGGGCTGACGTCCATCACCCTTGCCGTCCTCCTCGCCGCCTGCTGGCCCGAGGACAGCCGCAACGCCGTCAGCCAGATCGCCTGGTCGACGGTCCTGCTGATCTGCGGGGTGCTTACGTACGTCGGCGTCCTGGACCAGATGGGCACGATCGACTGGGCGGGCGAGGGCGTCAGCGATATCGGCGTCCCGCTGCTGTCCGCCGTACTCCTGTGCTACATCGGCGCGCTGGTCTCCGCGTTCGCCTCTTCCGTCGGCATCGTGGGGGCGCTGATTCCGCTGGCCGTGCCGTTCCTGGCACAGGGCGAGATCGGGGCGGTCGGCATGGTGGCGGCGCTCGCGGTGTCGGCGACGGTGGTGGACGTCAGCCCGTTCTCGACCAACGGCGCGCTGGTGCTCGCCGCGGCACCGGGCGTCGACCGGGAGCGTTTCTTCCGGCAGCTGATGGTGTACGGAGGAATCGTGGTGGCCGTGGTGCCCGCTGTGGTGTGGCTCGCCCTGGTGGTGCCCGACTGGGGATGA
- a CDS encoding acyl-CoA synthetase, which yields MSPLFPALTAALAEPDGADAHRPALRFGDRSLTYGELAATAAPLAARVSGAGRVAVWATPTLETAVAVVAALLAGVPAVPLNPKSGESELGHIVGDSAPTLILAAGGDQLPPPLDALERIDVDVNATEAGRPSPTGPAERGAEDPALVVYTSGTTGPPKGAVIPRRAVAATLDALADAWQWTGDDVLVHALPLFHVHGLILGILGPLRRGGSVRHLGRFETAGVAQELSEGATMLFGVPTMYHRIAEALPDEPALAKALARARLLVSGSAALPVHDHERIAAATGRRVIERYGMTETLMNTSVRADGEPRAGAVGVPLPGVELRLTEEDGVTAVAARDGETVGEIQVRGPNLFTEYLNRPDATAAAFTEGGWFRTGDMAVRDPDGYVRIVGRKATDLIKSGGYKIGAGEIENALLEHAGVREAAVTGEPDADLGERIVAWVVPADPQAPPSAEELADHVARSLAPHKRPRVVHYLDALPRNDMGKIMKRALTHD from the coding sequence GTGTCCCCTCTCTTCCCGGCCTTGACGGCGGCACTGGCAGAACCGGACGGCGCCGACGCGCACCGGCCCGCCCTGCGCTTCGGCGACCGTTCCCTGACGTATGGCGAGCTCGCGGCCACGGCGGCACCGCTCGCCGCGCGCGTCTCGGGCGCGGGGCGGGTCGCCGTGTGGGCCACCCCCACCCTGGAGACCGCCGTCGCCGTGGTCGCCGCCCTGCTGGCGGGCGTCCCCGCCGTGCCGCTCAACCCGAAGTCGGGTGAGAGCGAGCTGGGGCACATCGTGGGCGACAGCGCGCCGACACTGATCCTCGCGGCCGGAGGCGATCAACTGCCCCCTCCGCTGGACGCGTTGGAGCGCATCGACGTCGACGTGAACGCCACGGAAGCGGGGCGCCCCTCCCCCACCGGGCCCGCGGAACGCGGCGCCGAAGACCCCGCCCTGGTCGTCTACACCTCCGGCACCACAGGCCCGCCGAAAGGTGCCGTGATTCCGCGGCGGGCCGTCGCCGCCACGCTGGACGCCCTCGCGGACGCCTGGCAGTGGACCGGCGACGACGTACTCGTCCACGCCCTTCCGCTCTTCCATGTGCACGGCCTGATCCTGGGCATCCTCGGCCCGTTGCGCCGCGGTGGATCCGTACGGCATCTCGGCAGGTTCGAAACGGCAGGCGTGGCCCAGGAGTTGAGCGAGGGCGCGACGATGCTGTTCGGGGTGCCGACGATGTACCACCGGATCGCGGAGGCGCTGCCCGACGAGCCCGCGCTGGCCAAGGCGCTCGCGCGGGCGCGGCTGCTCGTGTCGGGGTCGGCGGCCCTGCCCGTGCACGACCACGAGCGGATCGCGGCGGCGACGGGGCGGCGCGTCATCGAGCGGTACGGGATGACCGAGACGCTGATGAACACGAGCGTGCGCGCGGACGGCGAGCCGCGTGCGGGCGCGGTCGGGGTGCCGCTGCCGGGTGTCGAGCTGCGTCTGACGGAGGAGGACGGGGTGACGGCCGTCGCCGCCCGGGACGGCGAGACCGTGGGCGAGATCCAGGTGCGCGGCCCCAACCTCTTCACCGAGTACCTCAACCGGCCCGACGCGACGGCGGCGGCTTTCACCGAGGGCGGCTGGTTCCGCACCGGCGACATGGCGGTGCGTGACCCCGACGGCTACGTACGCATCGTCGGCCGCAAGGCCACCGACCTCATCAAGAGCGGCGGCTACAAGATCGGGGCGGGCGAGATCGAGAACGCGCTCCTGGAACACGCCGGTGTGCGGGAGGCCGCGGTCACCGGTGAACCGGACGCCGACCTCGGCGAGCGGATCGTGGCGTGGGTCGTGCCCGCCGATCCCCAAGCCCCGCCGTCGGCCGAGGAGTTGGCCGACCATGTGGCACGCAGCCTGGCCCCTCACAAGCGGCCCCGGGTCGTGCACTATCTCGACGCCCTGCCCCGCAACGACATGGGCAAGATCATGAAGCGGGCGCTGACCCATGACTGA